GCCGTCATCATTGCCGTGGGCCACCGCCAGTTCGCCAGCCTGGGCGCCGAGGGTATCCGTGCCTACGGCAAGCCATCGTCCGTGGTCTACGACGTCAAGTACATCCTTCCGCGCGAAGCGGTCGACGGTCGACTCTAAGAGCCAGCTCAATGTCTCCCCGTAGCCCGCGCTGCTCAACCCCATGGAACAGGCTCTAAGGAAATAGCGTCATGAAAGTGTTGGTCACCGGTACGGCAGGCTTCATCGGTTCGCACGTCGCCCAGCGCCTGCTGGCGCGCGGCGACGAAGTGGTGGGCCTGGACAGCCTCAACGACTACTACGACGTCACCCTGAAGAAAGCGCGCCTGGCGCGCTTCGCGGACAACCCGGGCTACACCCACATCCACGCCGACCTCGCTGACCGCGCGGCCATGGAGCAAGCCTTTGCCGAGCACCGCCCGCAGCGCGTGGTGCACCTTGCGGCGCAGGCGGGCGTGCGCTATGCCGCGCAGAATCCGCACGTGTACACCAGCAGCAACGTCACCGGCTTCCTGCATGTGCTGGAAGGTTGCCGCCATCACGGTGTTGAACACCTGGTGTTCGCCTCCACCAGTTCGGTCTATGGCGCCAACACCGCCATGCCCTTCTCCGAACACAAGTCGGCCGAACATCCGCTCACGCTGTACGCGGCCACCAAGAAGGCCAACGAACAGATGGCGCACAGTTATGCGCATCTGTACGGCATTCCGTGCACCGGCCTGCGCTTCTTCACCGTGTATGGCCCCTGGGGCCGGCCGGACATGGCGCTGTTCCTGTTCACGCGCGCCATTCTCGCCGGCGAACCCATCCGCGTGTTCAACCACGGCAAGCACAAACGCAGCTTCACCTACGTGGACGACATCGTCGAAGGCGTGATCCGCACGCTGGACAAGGTGCCGCCCATCAACGTCGACTGGGACAGCAACCAGCCCGACCCGGCCACCAGCGGCGTTGCACCCTATCGGCTGTTCAACATAGGCAACGAGCGGCCGGTGGAACTGCTCACGTACATCGAAGTGCTCGAAGCCTGCCTGGGCCGCAAGGCCATCATGGAACTGCTGCCGCTGCAGCCGGGTGACGTGCCCGACACCGAAGCGGATGTAACCGACCTGATACAGGCCGTTGGCTATAGGCCGCAGGTGTCGGTAGAAACTGGCGTGGACAACTTTGTACGCTGGTACAAGGAGTACTACCGCGTGTGATCACCCAGGCCACCCCTAGTCCCTAGCGACTGTGCGCTGCGCCGCGGACCTGATCCACGACCGAGAGGGCAGTACGCGACGTGGGT
The nucleotide sequence above comes from Dyella telluris. Encoded proteins:
- a CDS encoding NAD-dependent epimerase; this translates as MKVLVTGTAGFIGSHVAQRLLARGDEVVGLDSLNDYYDVTLKKARLARFADNPGYTHIHADLADRAAMEQAFAEHRPQRVVHLAAQAGVRYAAQNPHVYTSSNVTGFLHVLEGCRHHGVEHLVFASTSSVYGANTAMPFSEHKSAEHPLTLYAATKKANEQMAHSYAHLYGIPCTGLRFFTVYGPWGRPDMALFLFTRAILAGEPIRVFNHGKHKRSFTYVDDIVEGVIRTLDKVPPINVDWDSNQPDPATSGVAPYRLFNIGNERPVELLTYIEVLEACLGRKAIMELLPLQPGDVPDTEADVTDLIQAVGYRPQVSVETGVDNFVRWYKEYYRV